One Rhea pennata isolate bPtePen1 chromosome 3, bPtePen1.pri, whole genome shotgun sequence DNA segment encodes these proteins:
- the RNF146 gene encoding E3 ubiquitin-protein ligase RNF146, which translates to MAGCGEVDHSINMLPTNRKTNESCANATPSLTVPECAICLQTCVHPVSLPCKHVFCYLCVKGASWLGKRCALCRQEIPEDFLDKPTLLSPEELKAASRGNGEYAWYYEGRNGWWQYDERTSRELEDAFSKGKKSTEMLIAGFLYVADLENMVQYRRNEHGRRRKIKRDIIDIPKKGVAGLRLDCDANTVNLARESSADGADSTPTPGAAAGQPLASVSARPLPSLDGQLMSPSTPSPDASTSLENSFAQLHINGDSMAERSHRGEGEEDHESSSSGRVPAPDTSVEETESDASSDSEDVPAHLQHRPSSAQQRHLNANATQSGVDRPVAGGGVINTSVRSRRPDGQCTVTEV; encoded by the coding sequence ATGGCTGGCTGTGGTGAAGTAGATCATTCAATCAACATGCTTCCTACAAACAGGAAGACAAATGAGTCATGTGCTAATGCAACACCTTCCCTGACAGTTCCTGAATGTGCTATCTGTCTGCAAACATGTGTCCATCCAGTAAGTCTGCCTTGTAAGCACGTTTTCTGCTATCTGTGTGTGAAGGGAGCTTCTTGGCTTGGGAAACGATGTGCGCTCTGCCGGCAGGAGATTCCAGAGGATTTTCTTGACAAGCCAACCTTGCTGTCACCTGAAGAACTCAAAGCAGCAAGCAGAGGCAATGGAGAATATGCCTGGTACTATGAAGGTAGAAACGGTTGGTGGCAGTATGATGAACGTAccagcagagagctggaagaTGCCTTTTCCAAAGGTAAAAAGAGCACTGAAATGCTAATTGCTGGGTTTTTATATGTAGCAGATCTTGAAAATATGGTTCAGTATAGGAGAAACGAGCATGGACGTCGCAGGAAAATAAAACGGGACATAATAGATATACCAAAGAAGGGCGTGGCTGGGCTTAGGTTGGACTGTGACGCTAACACTGTCAACCTAGCAAGAGAGAGCTCTGCTGATGGTGCAGACAGTACACCGACTCCAGGGGCTGCAGCTGGACAGCCTCTAGCGTCTGTTTCTGCTAGGCCTCTACCTTCACTAGATGGTCAGCTGATGAGTCCTTCAACGCCATCACCTGATGCAAGCACTTCTTTAGAGAACTCCTTTGCCCAGTTACATATAAATGGAGACAGTATGGCTGAAAGGAGTCAtaggggagaaggagaggaagaccATGAATCATCATCTTCTGGTAGGGTGCCAGCCCCTGACACCTCTGTTGAGGAAACAGAATCGGATGCTAGTAGTGACAGCGAGGATGTGCCTGCTCACCTTCAGCATCGCCCGTCCTCTGCCCAGCAGAGACACTTGAATGCGAACGCAACCCAGTCAGGAGTGGATAGACCTGTAGCAGGGGGAGGGGTGATAAACACGAGTGTAAGATCTAGAAGGCCAGATGGACAGTGCACAGTTACTGAAGTTTAA